The Anopheles coluzzii chromosome 2, AcolN3, whole genome shotgun sequence genome window below encodes:
- the LOC120953961 gene encoding charged multivesicular body protein 3 — translation MGLFGKSQDRNPKDMVQEWSSKLRKESFALDRQVRSIQREEDKIKRSLKEAAKKNDKEVCTILAKELIRSRKAINKIYTSKAHINSVQLQMKNQMATVRVAGSLAKSTEVMQAMQALVKLPEVAASMREMSKEMMKAGIIEEMIDETMESLEDVEEMEEEAQKEIDHVLWEITAGKLGEAPATPLANPTKDEPSTSRAEAEDADEEDDMKEMQNRLQALRS, via the exons ATGGGTCTTTTTGGCAAATCACAGGACCGCAATCCGAAAGATATG gtgcaGGAATGGTCGTCGAAGCTGCGCAAGGAATCGTTCGCACTCGACCGCCAGGTACGGTCCATCCAGCGGGAGGAGGACAAAATCAAACGGTCGCTGAAGGAGGCGGCGAAAAAGAACGACAAGGAGGTGTGCACGATACTGGCCAAGGAGCTGATCCGATCGCGCAAAGCGATCAACAAAATCTACACCAGCAAGGCGCACATCAACTCGGTGCAACTGCAGATGAAGAACCAGATGGCGACCGTGCGGGTGGCCGGCTCCCTGGCCAAATCGACCGAGGTGATGCAGGCGATGCAGGCACTGGTGAAGCTGCCGGAGGTGGCCGCCTCGATGCGCGAAATGTCGAAGGAAATGATGAAGGCCGGCATCATCGAGGAGATGATCGACGAAACGATGGAATCGCTCGAGGACGTCGAGGAGATGGAGGAGGAGGCGCAGAAGGAGATCGATCACGTGCTGTGGGAAATTACGGCGGGCAAGCTGGGCGAGGCACCGGCCACCCCGCTCGCCAACCCGACCAAGGACGAACCGTCGACGTCGCGCGCCGAAGCGGAGGACgcggacgaggaggacgataTGAAGGAAATGCAGAACCGATTGCAGGCGCTGCGTTCGTGA
- the LOC120953958 gene encoding attractin, which yields MPLEHLQMFVYLLHKSKYRRKRDPPPIRPMVGGRPASPHSSVWRLALLVLLALSCQLGPTVLVSSHGLAGVADPGKCSEVRCMNGGVCKNGTCLCPDGWQGSECQFCGGKVRLTEPSGSIHDGLGNYSIGVKCSWLIDAREHNSITDKVSTEPGRPSVIRLHLEEFATECGWDHLYVYDGDSVESPLLAVFSGLMYRKNFTIRRIPEVFAHSGSALLHFFSDDAYNMSGFNISYQVNACPTNDSSLNCSGNGDCWNGECSCNSGFTGAACNIPRCPNYCSAHLGRGVCDRKQQRCVCSAGYTGNDCSQAIAHGYWTAIDAGETEGFTPPGSASHGAAVFHDTLYVIAGESYGKAEALLYMYDFNGKVWETAHTESRPAPELRYGASTVIFGDKIFMYGGVIEGRGVCGELWAFDVSAKIWENITVKAEQCNDTYEMCGPLRSAGHTATIVSNYDQVGGKKVLTGGGSSQKMVVIFGHSPQFGYLNTVQEFNFGTREWRIVPTRGYPVKGGYGHSAAYDPLRERIYVYGGIVSESDSSQLLSNKLYSYEPHERLWTLLETAPTARFLHTANFLTPGLMMVFGGNTHNDTSHSFGAKCYSRDLMVYDVLCDSWHAQPMPDDLYADLARFGHSAVVFERSLYVYGGFDGQMVNDMLQFTPGDCQAFNRTDQCLNARPGVKCVWDIQKSRCLPAAAVQRERLFDRDQEGLEVCPKKSRLVMTQHELMDYELCSQLTTCQGCVSTAYGCMFCGIGNGKGICVKEKCPDVSYTYRADFYPTKALKDCPDNDEHVCAQLHGCHACTAVSVCHWDYEHSRCQYSRNKSGDALNDACPPACSGLTSCGNCTQEECIWCQNEQRCVDKNAYTASFPYGQCREWTTGSSKCRAASSGKSQCGFYRTCAQCRDDPACGWCDDGSLTGLGKCLPGGDSGAHEESECPAQRWHFTHCPSCQCNGHSTCPDAKTCKQPCSNLTFGPNCDKCKPGFWGNPVNGGICQKCECNGQAQYCHSETGKCFCSTKGLAGDHCEKCDATNHYHGDPSRGSCYYDLTIDYQFTFNLSKKEDRHFTQINFRNSPVKPDIDADFTITCSVAARMNITIRTAGGIEKPLFSAVNCSTFRYRFSKAEHQFGVEDNVTLTTFYVYVYDFQPPLWIQIAFSQYPKLNLQQFFITFSTCFLLLLVMAAILWKIKQHYDMFRRRQRLFVEMEQMASRPFSQVLVEIESREYNELSPAVENITAAPRKRKKDSPSPIALEPCEGNRAAVLSLLVRLPTGGLQHSPPGQSAGLAVASALVTLGNPRRSSIEHPKEPKTKRKQSQHPDSCI from the exons ATGCCGCTCGAGCATctgcaaatgtttgtttatctgCTGCACAAATCCAAGTACCGAAGAAAACGGGACCCACCACCGATCCGGCCGATGGTGGGTGGCCGGCCCGCGAGCCCCCACAGCAGTGTGTGGCGCCTtgcgctgctggtgctgctcgcTTTATCGTGCCAGCTCGGCCCGACCGTGCTCGTCTCGAGCCACGGGCTGGCCGGGGTGGCCGACCCCGGCAAGTGCAGCGAGGTGCGCTGCATGAACGGTGGCGTCTGCAAGAACGGCACCTGCCTCTGCCCGGACGGCTGGCAGGGGTCCGAGTGCCAATTCTGCGGTGGTAAGGTTAG ACTGACGGAACCATCGGGCAGCATCCACGATGGGCTGGGCAACTACTCGATCGGCGTCAAGTGCAGCTGGCTGATCGATGCCCGCGAGCACAACAGCATCACCGACAAGGTGTCGACCGAGCCGGGCCGTCCCTCGGTGATTCGGCTGCACCTGGAAGAGTTCGCGACCGAGTGCGGCTGGGACCATCTGTACGTGTACGATGGCGATTCGGTCGAGTCGCCGCTGCTGGCCGTGTTTAGCGGGCTGATGTACAGGAAAAACTTTACCATCCGCCGCATCCCGGAGGTGTTCGCTCACTCCGGGTCGGCCCTGCTTCACTTCTTCAGCGACGATGCGTACAACATGTCCGGCTTCAACATTTCGTACCAGGTGAACGCCTGCCCGACGAACGACTCGTCGCTCAACTGTTCCGGCAACGGGGACTGCTGGAATGGGGAGTGCAGCTGCAACAGTGGCTTCACCGGCGCGGCCTGCAACATTCCCCGCTGCCCGAACTACTGCTCCGCCCATCTGGGGCGCGGGGTGTGCGACAGGAAGCAGCAGCGCTGCGTTTGCAGCGCGGGCTACACCGGCAACGACTGCTCGCAGGCGATCGCGCACGGCTACTGGACGGCGATCGATGCCGGCGAAACGGAGGGCTTCACGCCGCCGGGCAGCGCGTCGCACGGGGCGGCCGTGTTTCACGACACGCTGTACGTGATCGCGGGCGAAAGCTACGGCAAGGCGGAAGCCCTGCTCTACATGTACGACTTCAACGGCAAGGTGTGGGAAACGGCCCACACCGAGAGCAGGCCGGCGCCGGAGCTGCGGTACGGCGCGTCGACCGTGATCTTCGGCGACAAGATCTTCATGTACGGCGGCGTGATCGAGGGCAGGGGCGTTTGCGGCGAGCTGTGGGCGTTCGATGTGAGCGCCAAGATTTGGGAAAACATCACCGTGAAGGCGGAACAGTGCAACGACACGTACGAGATGTGCGGGCCGCTACGGTCCGCCGGTCACACCGCCACAATCGTGTCCAACTACGACCAGGTCGGTGGGAAGAAGGTGCTGACCGGCGGGGGCAGCTCGCAGAAGATGGTGGTCATCTTTGGCCACTCGCCGCAGTTCGGCTACCTCAACACGGTGCAGGAGTTTAACTTCGGGACGCGCGAGTGGCGCATCGTGCCGACGCGCGGCTACCCGGTGAAGGGCGGCTACGGCCACTCGGCCGCGTACGATCCGCTGCGCGAGCGCATCTACGTGTACGGCGGCATCGTGTCGGAGAGCGACAGCTCGCAGCTGCTGAGCAACAAGCTGTACAGTTACGAGCCGCACGAGCGGCTGTGGACGCTGCTGGAGACGGCACCGACGGCGCGCTTCCTGCACACGGCCAACTTCCTGACGCCCGGTCTGATGATGGTGTTCGGCGGCAACACGCACAACGATACCTCGCACAGCTTCGGCGCGAAGTGCTACTCGCGCGACCTGATGGTGTACGACGTGCTGTGCGACTCGTGGCACGCCCAGCCGATGCCGGACGATCTGTACGCGGATCTGGCTCGGTTCGGGCACTCGGCCGTCGTGTTCGAGCGGTCGCTGTACGTGTACGGCGGGTTCGACGGGCAGATGGTGAACGATATGCTCCAGTTTACGCCCGGCGACTGTCAAGCGTTCAATCGCACCGACCAGTGTCTTAATGCGCGCCCGGGCGTCAAGTGTGTGTGGGATATCCAGAAGAGCCGGTGCCTGCCGGCGGCCGCGGTGCAGCGCGAGCGGCTGTTTGACCGCGACCAGGAGGGGCTGGAGGTGTGCCCGAAAAAGAGCCGGCTGGTGATGACCCAGCACGAGCTGATGGATTACGAGCTGTGCAGCCAGCTGACGACTTGCCAGGGCTGCGTGTCGACCGCGTACGGCTGCATGTTCTGCGGCATCGGCAACGGGAAGGGTATCTGCGTGAAGGAAAAGTGCCCGGACGTGTCGTACACGTACCGGGCCGACTTTTATCCCACCAAGGCGCTCAAAGACTGCCCGGACAATGATGAGCACGTGTGTGCGCAGCTGCACGGCTGCCACGCCTGCACCGCGGTCAGCGTGTGCCACTGGGACTACGAGCACAGCAGGTGCCAGTACAGCCGGAACAAGTCGGGCGACGCGCTGAACGACGCCTGCCCGCCGGCCTGCTCGGGGCTGACGTCCTGCGGCAACTGCACGCAGGAGGAGTGCATCTGGTGCCAGAACGAGCAGCGGTGCGTGGACAAGAACGCATACACGGCCAGCTTCCCGTACGGCCAGTGTCGCGAGTGGACGACCGGCTCGAGCAAATGCCGGGCGGCGAGCAGTGGCAAGAGCCAGTGCGGATTCTACCGCACCTGCGCCCAGTGCCGGGACGATCCGGCCTGCGGATGGTGCGACGACGGCTCGCTGACCGGGCTCGGCAAGTGTCTGCCGGGCGGGGACAGTGGCGCACACGAGGAGTCGGAGTGCCCGGCGCAGCGGTGGCATTTCACGCACTGCCCGAGCTGCCAGTGCAACGGGCACAGCACCTGTCCGGATGCGAAGACGTGCAAGCAACCGTGCAGCAATCTAACGTTCGGCCCGAACTGCGACAAGTGCAAGCCGGGCTTCTGGGGCAACCCGGTGAACGGGGGCATCTGCCAGAAGTGCGAATGCAACGGCCAGGCCCAGTACTGCCACAGCGAGACGGGCAAGTGCTTCTGCAGCACCAAGGGGCTGGCGGGCGACCACTGCGAGAAGTGCGACGCGACCAACCACTACCACGGCGATCCGAGCCGCGGGTCGTGCTACTACGATCTGACGATCGACTACCAGTTCACGTTCAACCTGTCCAAGAAGGAGGATCGCCACTTCACGCAGATCAACTTCCGCAACTCGCCGGTCAAGCCGGACATCGATGCGGACTTTACGATCACGTGCAGCGTGGCGGCGCGCATGAACATCACCATCCGGACGGCGGGCGGCATCGAGAAGCCACTGTTTTCCGCGGTCAACTGCTCCACGTTTCGGTATCGCTTTTCCAAGGCCGAGCATCAGTTCGGCGTCGAGGACAATGTGACGCTCACGACGTTCTACGTGTATGTGTACGACTTTCAGCCCCCGCTCTGGATACAGATTGCGTTTTCGCAGTACCCGAAGCTGAACCTGCAGCAGTTCTTCATTACCTTCTCAAC ATGTTTCCTCTTACTCCTCGTCATGGCGGCCATTCTGTGGAAGATCAAGCAACATTACGATATGTTCCGGCGTCGTCAGCGTCTGTTTGTTGAAATGGAGCAGATGGCATCGAGACCATTTTCGCAG GTTTTGGTGGAGATTGAAAGTAGAGAGTACAACGAGCTATCGCCAGCGGTAGAAAACATCACAGCTGCACCGCGGAAACGTAAAAAG GACTCACCCAGTCCGATTGCGCTGGAGCCGTGTGAAGGCAACAGGGCGGCAGTTCTTTCGCTTCTAGTCCGGCTGCCAACGG GCGGCCTTCAGCATTCTCCTCCTGGTCAATCGGCAGGTCTTGCCGTCGCAAGTGCATTAGTAACGTTAGGAAACCCACGACGCTCGTCGATAGAACATCCGAAGGAACCTAAGACTAAGCGTAAGCAGAGCCAACACCCTGATAGCTGTATATAA
- the LOC120953959 gene encoding ATP-dependent RNA helicase SUV3 homolog, mitochondrial has translation MRACVCVFDLTVASTVSTRAGSKQKRTAGSGALAVQAQLLLPGFCSGRTELHNTASADKMLVNGPRWTRCCRAMLNSVHSVSRGTVGVRRTLLHPGSPATTGTSYRGKKDDTRLFTPIPIRPSPDDINVGAELTGALDKAEMLKVILKFSNRKEIKFLCLENGIDSNLQQQAFVSFRKYCLDTDALPADLHVVLSDILQGAGHVDDIFPYFLRHVKQIFPHLECMDDLKKISDLRQPANWYPSARGMNRKVIFHSGPTNSGKTYHAMERFLAAKSGVYCGPLKLLASEVYNKSNQRGTACDLVTGEERKFANPEGKPSAHVACTVEMTSINTPYEVAVIDEIQLLKDVGRGWAWTRAFLGLMAEEIHVCGEPGTADLLQKLCETTHESLEVRNYKRLTPLHIEEQALQTLDNVLPGDCIVCFSKNDIYAVSREIEARGKEVAVIYGGLPPGTKLAQAAKFNDPNNSCKVLVATDAIGMGLNLSIRRVIFYSMIKPTMNQKGEKEMDTISVSAALQIAGRAGRYGMKWEEGYVTTFKAEDLPTLKGILGQTPDPLTQAGLHPTADMIELYAYHLPNATLSNLMEIFVSLSTVDDSLYFMCNTEDFKFLAETIQHVPLPLRARYIFCCAPINRNMPFVCSMFLKYARRYSRNEPVTFDWLCNQCGWPFQLPRTIIDLVHLEAVFDVLDLYLWLSYRFPDLFPDEKLVRDIQRELDDIIQQGVFQITKLLKNSETAVSTNTPDEDSFVMRQKKSKYYREAGAGAGGTRGRLTERLLAQGLLTPAMLQELKQEWDQQAKRTGKGGGGADDEDDPFDGGKKGPGRRKGSRKMK, from the exons atgcgcgcgtgtgtgtgtgtgttcgattTGACAGTTGCCTCTACTGTCAGCACACGTGCAGgatcaaaacaaaagcgaacgGCCGGGTCGGGTGCGCTTGCCGTGCAGGCGCAATTACTTTTGCCGGGTTTCTGTAGTGGTCGCACGGAATTACACAATACTGCATCAGCAGACAAAATGCTGGTCAACGGTCCCCGATGGACGCGATGCTGCCGGGCGATGCTAAATTCAGTGCACAGTGTATCACGCGGTACGGTCGGTGTTCGGCGAACATTGCTTCACCCCGGCAGCCCCGCTACGACAGGCACGTCGTACCGGGGCAAAAAGGACGATACGCGACTGTTTACGCCGATCCCAATACGGCCCAGCCCGGACGATATAAATGTCGGCGCCGAGCTGACGGGAGCGTTAGATAAGGCGGAAATGCTAAAGGTCATACTGAAGTTTAGCAATAGGAAGGAGATCAAGTTCCTCTGTCTGGAAAATGGTATAGACT CGAATCTGCAGCAGCAAGCCTTCGTTAGCTTCCGGAAGTACTGTCTCGACACGGATGCGCTGCCGGCCGATCTGCACGTGGTGCTCAGCGATATACTGCAGGGCGCGGGGCACGTGGACGACATTTTTCCCTACTTTTTGCGGCACGTGAAGCAAATCTTCCCCCACCTCGAGTGTATGGACGATTTGAAGAAAATATCGGACCTCCGGCAACCGGCCAACTGGTACCCGAGCGCGCGCGGCATGAACCGCAAGGTGATTTTCCACTCGGGGCCCACCAACTCGGGCAAGACGTACCATGCGATGGAGCGCTTCCTGGCGGCCAAATCAGGCGTCTACTGTGGGCCACTGAAGCTGCTGGCCAGTGAGGTGTACAATAAGAGCAATCAGCGAGGAACGGCCTGTGATCTGGTGACGGGCGAGGAGCGCAAGTTCGCCAACCCGGAAGGGAAACCGTCGGCGCATGTGGCCTGCACGGTGGAGATGACTTCCATAAATACACCTT ATGAGGTAGCAGTAATCGACGAAATACAGCTGCTGAAGGACGTCGGGCGTGGCTGGGCGTGGACGAGAGCGTTCCTGGGCCTGATGGCGGAGGAAATCCACGTGTGCGGCGAACCGGGCACGGCCGATCTGCTGCAAAAGCTGTGCGAAACGACGCACGAATCGCTCGAGGTGCGGAACTACAAGCGTCTCACGCCGTTGCACATCGAGGAGCAGGCGCTGCAAACGCTCGACAACGTGCTGCCCGGCGACTGCATCGTGTGCTTCAGCAAGAACGACATTTACGCGGTGTCGCGCGAAATTGAAGCCCGCGGCAAGGAGGTCGCGGTCATATACGGTGGCCTGCCGCCCGGCACCAAGCTCGCCCAGGCGGCAAAGTTTAACGACCCGAACAACAGCTGCAAGGTGCTGGTGGCCACGGACGCGATCGGCATGGGGCTGAACCTGAGCATCCGGCGCGTCATATTCTACTCGATGATCAAGCCGACGATGAACCAGAAGGGGGAGAAAGAGATGGACACGATTTCGGTATCGGCGGCACTGCAGATTGCCGGCCGGGCCGGTCGGTACGGGATGAAGTGGGAGGAGGGCTACGTGACGACGTTTAAGGCGGAAGATTTGCCGACGCTGAAGGGCATACTGGGCCAAACGCCGGACCCGCTGACCCAGGCCGGTCTGCATCCGACGGCAGACATGATCGAACTGTACGCGTACCATCTGCCGAACGCGACGCTCAGCAACCTGATGGAGATCTTCGTGTCGCTCAGCACGGTAGACGACTCGCTGTACTTTATGTGCAACACGGAAGACTTTAAGTTTCTGGCCGAAACGATCCAGCACGTGCCGCTGCCACTGCGGGCGCGCTACATATTCTGCTGTGCGCCCATCAACCGCAACATGCCGTTTGTGTGCTCCATGTTCCTGAAGTACGCGCGCCGGTACAGTCGCAACGAGCCGGTCACGTTCGACTGGCTGTGCAATCAGTGTGGCTGGCCGTTCCAGCTGCCGCGCACCATTATCGACCTGGTGCACCTGGAGGCGGTGTTCGACGTACTGGATCTGTACCTGTGGTTGAGCTACCGGTTTCCGGACCTCTTCCCCGACGAGAAGCTGGTGCGCGATATACAGCGCGAGCTGGACGACATCATTCAGCAGGGCGTGTTTCAGATAACGAAGCTGCTGAAAAACTCGGAAACGGCGGTTTCCACCAACACACCGGACGAGGATTCGTTCGTGATGCGGCAGAAGAAGAGCAAGTACTATCGGGAGGCCGGGGCCGGGGCGGGTGGTACGCGCGGCCGCCTGACCGAGCGGCTGCTGGCCCAGGGACTGCTAACGCCAGCGATGCTGCAGGAGCTGAAGCAAGAATGGGACCAGCAGGCGAAACGTACGGGGAAGGGCGGCGGAGGAGCGGACGATGAAGACGATCCGTTCGATGGTGGGAAGAAGGGACCGGGACGCCGAAAAGGCTCGCGCAAAATGAAGTGA